The following proteins come from a genomic window of Nitrospira sp.:
- a CDS encoding Single-stranded DNA-binding protein, translated as MAGFNKVILMGNLTRNPELRYTPSGTPVASFGLAVSRRFKQGEDLKEEVCFVDIVVFGRQAEHCGQYLSKGNGAIIEGRLQQRRWETEDGQKRSKHEVVAQTVTFMPKRQDGGTGAEPPMHDDSGYDMGEES; from the coding sequence GTGGCCGGGTTTAACAAAGTCATACTGATGGGGAACCTCACCCGTAACCCTGAGCTCCGGTATACTCCCAGCGGGACACCGGTGGCGAGTTTCGGCTTGGCGGTGAGCCGGCGGTTTAAACAGGGTGAAGACCTGAAGGAAGAAGTCTGTTTCGTCGATATCGTCGTGTTCGGCAGACAGGCGGAACATTGCGGGCAGTATCTTAGTAAAGGCAACGGGGCGATCATCGAAGGTCGGTTGCAGCAGCGCCGATGGGAAACTGAGGATGGACAAAAGCGGAGCAAACACGAAGTGGTCGCTCAGACTGTGACGTTCATGCCCAAGCGCCAAGACGGTGGGACGGGTGCGGAACCTCCGATGCACGACGACTCCGGCTATGATATGGGTGAAGAAAGTTAA
- a CDS encoding SSU ribosomal protein S6p, which translates to MELYESLFIIRPSVSDEETKMLIDKMKNVADKTGAQFIKAENLGKKKLAYEVRRERKGTYAYFYFKAPNNTVGELERAYRLEDNIIKFLTVHHEKPLMERRPVEASTQESDGGRV; encoded by the coding sequence ATGGAGCTCTACGAGTCTCTGTTCATTATTCGTCCGTCCGTCTCCGATGAGGAGACCAAGATGCTCATCGACAAGATGAAAAACGTCGCCGATAAGACTGGCGCCCAATTCATCAAAGCCGAGAATTTAGGGAAGAAAAAGCTGGCCTACGAAGTGCGTCGCGAGCGCAAGGGGACCTACGCCTATTTCTACTTTAAGGCGCCGAACAACACCGTCGGTGAGCTCGAACGGGCGTATCGATTGGAAGACAACATCATCAAGTTTTTGACGGTCCATCACGAAAAGCCCTTGATGGAGCGGCGCCCGGTGGAAGCCTCGACACAGGAGTCGGACGGTGGCCGGGTTTAA
- a CDS encoding Phosphate:acyl-ACP acyltransferase PlsX: MKIALDAVGGDHGPAPCVEGALQAVKELDVEVILVGDETILKQECERQSCRDSRLTIRHASQVVEMHESPAAVARKKRDSSIWVATELVKNGHADAVVSPGNTGASMVASFFVLGLTKGVERPAIATSLPTLSGEAIMLDVGANVDCTAMHLEQFAVMGNEYGKHLLRKPNPRVGLLSIGEEDGKGNEVTKEAFKLLKSSSMNFVGNIEGRDVYSGIADIVVCDGFIGNVALKISEGVAEMIKRLLLKEISGHFLGRLAYPLISGPLMNLKRKIDYAEFGGAPLLGVNGITMICHGRSSAKAIKNAIRRAKGMAEGRVRELIQRDIEESRSRPQVELT; the protein is encoded by the coding sequence ATGAAGATCGCACTTGATGCGGTGGGGGGCGACCATGGCCCGGCACCCTGTGTCGAGGGCGCTCTTCAGGCTGTGAAAGAATTAGATGTCGAGGTTATTCTCGTCGGCGACGAAACCATCCTGAAACAGGAATGTGAGCGCCAGTCCTGCCGCGATTCCCGCCTCACCATTCGGCATGCGTCCCAGGTCGTCGAAATGCATGAATCGCCTGCCGCTGTCGCGCGAAAGAAACGGGACTCGTCGATTTGGGTTGCGACAGAGTTGGTCAAGAACGGCCATGCGGACGCGGTCGTGAGCCCCGGTAATACGGGAGCGAGCATGGTGGCGTCATTCTTCGTGTTAGGACTGACGAAGGGAGTCGAGCGGCCGGCGATCGCCACGAGCCTGCCGACGTTGAGCGGGGAAGCGATCATGCTCGATGTGGGGGCCAACGTCGACTGTACCGCCATGCATCTCGAACAATTCGCCGTGATGGGTAATGAGTATGGGAAGCATCTGCTCCGTAAGCCCAATCCCCGTGTCGGTCTTCTGAGCATCGGGGAGGAAGACGGCAAGGGCAACGAAGTCACCAAAGAGGCGTTTAAGCTGCTCAAAAGCAGTTCGATGAATTTCGTGGGGAATATCGAGGGACGTGACGTGTACAGCGGCATTGCCGATATCGTCGTCTGTGACGGGTTTATCGGAAACGTCGCCTTGAAGATTTCAGAAGGTGTGGCCGAAATGATCAAGCGACTGTTGCTGAAGGAAATCTCGGGCCACTTTCTTGGCCGACTCGCCTATCCCTTGATCTCCGGGCCTCTCATGAATCTGAAGCGGAAAATCGACTATGCCGAATTCGGCGGGGCCCCGCTGCTGGGAGTCAATGGGATTACAATGATCTGCCATGGCCGATCGTCGGCCAAGGCCATCAAGAATGCGATTCGACGAGCAAAGGGCATGGCAGAGGGAAGGGTCCGAGAGCTGATTCAACGGGATATTGAAGAGAGTCGCTCCCGTCCTCAGGTGGAGCTGACATGA
- a CDS encoding 3-oxoacyl-[acyl-carrier-protein] synthase, KASII, whose translation MTGMSDQITRRVVVTGLGLVTPLGTGVEKTWKAICAGESGIGRITKFDPTGYDAQIAGEVKDFDPAQFIEKKEIKKMDAFIHYAVGAAQLAVDDAGLKIKPEEATKVGVYIGSGIGGLGSIEHYHEVLKTRGPGRVSPFFIPMTIINLASGQVAIRIGAKGPNSCAVTACATGNHCIGDAYRLIQRGDADVMVAGGAEAAVTPLGVAGFAAAKALSFRNDEPTKASRPFDRDRDGFVLGEGAGVVVIEELEHARRRGVRMYGEIIGYGMNSDAYHITAPPEEGEGAIRCMELALKDAGINRDQIGYINAHGTSTMADAIETRAIKRVFGEQAFRIPVSSTKSMTGHLLGAAGGIEAVFSLLALFHGILPPTINLDNPDPACDLDYVPNKARPAAVTTALSNSFGFGGVNACLIFKRLDT comes from the coding sequence ATGACAGGAATGTCTGATCAAATAACTCGGCGCGTTGTGGTCACCGGTCTTGGGCTGGTGACACCGCTGGGGACGGGTGTCGAAAAGACGTGGAAAGCGATCTGCGCCGGTGAGTCCGGGATCGGCCGAATCACCAAATTTGATCCGACGGGATATGACGCTCAAATTGCGGGCGAGGTGAAGGATTTTGATCCAGCTCAATTCATCGAAAAGAAAGAGATCAAGAAGATGGATGCCTTCATCCACTACGCCGTGGGTGCCGCTCAGTTGGCGGTGGATGATGCCGGGCTGAAAATAAAGCCGGAAGAGGCCACGAAGGTCGGCGTGTACATCGGCTCCGGGATCGGCGGGCTCGGATCGATCGAGCACTACCATGAGGTGCTCAAAACCAGGGGGCCGGGGCGTGTTTCACCGTTTTTCATTCCCATGACCATCATCAATTTGGCTTCCGGACAGGTAGCGATTCGGATCGGAGCCAAGGGACCGAACTCTTGTGCTGTGACGGCTTGCGCCACGGGCAATCATTGCATTGGGGATGCGTACCGCCTGATTCAACGAGGTGACGCCGATGTCATGGTGGCCGGCGGTGCCGAAGCAGCAGTCACCCCGCTGGGTGTGGCGGGATTCGCAGCGGCCAAGGCCTTGTCGTTCCGGAATGACGAACCGACGAAGGCAAGTCGCCCGTTCGACAGGGATCGAGATGGATTTGTGCTGGGCGAGGGCGCGGGGGTCGTGGTGATTGAGGAGCTGGAACATGCCCGTCGGCGTGGGGTCAGAATGTACGGCGAGATCATCGGGTACGGGATGAACAGCGATGCCTACCACATTACGGCCCCGCCGGAAGAGGGCGAGGGAGCTATCCGTTGCATGGAACTCGCGCTCAAAGATGCGGGAATCAATCGCGATCAGATCGGGTATATCAATGCGCATGGGACGTCGACGATGGCCGATGCCATTGAGACCCGAGCGATCAAACGGGTGTTCGGGGAGCAGGCCTTTCGAATTCCGGTCAGCTCGACCAAGTCCATGACAGGACATCTGCTCGGAGCTGCCGGCGGGATCGAAGCCGTCTTCAGCCTTCTGGCGTTGTTTCACGGTATTCTTCCTCCCACGATCAATCTGGATAATCCGGATCCGGCCTGTGATTTGGACTATGTTCCCAATAAGGCTCGACCTGCCGCCGTCACAACAGCGTTGTCGAACTCCTTTGGATTCGGCGGAGTGAACGCCTGTCTGATCTTCAAGCGACTGGACACGTAG
- a CDS encoding DUF177 domain-containing protein: protein MIGDFDASRRGGGTLPEMTMDVLTPKIADITAEGLSVSGDLTGEELGLTDRDVSIRGTLAVGLDLRAIERTIYVTGVVEGTAVRQCVRCLKDFDDSLAFSLRVAYEREVKAPNAVARRDDPRKKKSAAPPEGEAEEQNDDLYYFTGDHLELAPMLREQLILAAPMHPLCSEECRGLCARCGKDWNEGPCRCGEEPTGSPFQVLRTIKDKLMDPRER, encoded by the coding sequence GTGATCGGCGATTTCGACGCATCGAGGCGGGGCGGCGGCACGCTGCCGGAGATGACCATGGATGTATTGACACCGAAAATCGCGGACATCACGGCGGAAGGTCTTTCTGTGTCGGGAGACCTGACCGGAGAAGAGTTGGGGTTGACGGATAGAGACGTGTCTATTCGTGGAACCTTGGCGGTCGGGCTGGATCTTCGAGCGATTGAACGTACCATCTATGTGACCGGAGTCGTGGAAGGAACAGCGGTCCGCCAATGCGTGCGGTGCCTCAAAGATTTTGACGACTCGCTGGCGTTTTCGTTGCGTGTGGCCTATGAGCGGGAAGTCAAAGCGCCGAATGCGGTCGCAAGGCGAGACGATCCGCGGAAGAAGAAGTCGGCAGCGCCGCCGGAAGGCGAAGCGGAAGAACAGAACGACGATCTCTACTATTTTACGGGCGATCATCTGGAATTGGCGCCGATGCTGCGGGAGCAATTGATTCTTGCTGCTCCCATGCACCCGCTCTGTTCCGAGGAATGCCGCGGATTGTGCGCCCGTTGCGGGAAAGATTGGAATGAAGGCCCCTGTCGTTGCGGCGAAGAACCGACGGGAAGTCCGTTTCAGGTATTGCGCACTATCAAAGACAAGCTGATGGACCCTCGTGAGCGCTGA
- a CDS encoding 3-oxoacyl-[acyl-carrier-protein] synthase, KASIII produces MKARIAGTGSYAPANVVTNADLERMVATSDEWIRERTGIRERRIATTGEACSDLAVQAGKRALTAAGLAATDLDMILVATCTGDYPLPATACLVQHQLGATKAAACDLSAACCGFVYALSVADAYVKNGMRYVLVIGSEVMSAITDWTDRNTCVLFGDGAGAVVVSASDGEQGILSTHLRSDGTLCELIMVPGGGSRTPPSEKVIAERLQYIKMKGNETFKVAVRTLEEIARTTLSANGLRVEDLDLYVPHQANVRILKAVIERLGLPREKVLLNLDRYGNTSAASIPIALDEAVREGRIKDGSLVMLGAFGAGLTWASAVIRW; encoded by the coding sequence ATGAAGGCTCGTATTGCCGGAACCGGCTCCTACGCGCCTGCCAACGTCGTGACGAATGCGGATCTCGAACGGATGGTCGCCACCTCCGATGAATGGATTCGAGAACGAACGGGCATCCGCGAACGGCGTATTGCAACCACAGGAGAAGCCTGTTCGGATCTCGCCGTTCAGGCCGGAAAGCGGGCATTGACTGCAGCCGGTCTGGCGGCAACCGATCTCGACATGATTTTGGTCGCCACCTGTACGGGTGATTATCCTCTCCCTGCAACGGCCTGTCTCGTCCAGCATCAGCTCGGCGCCACCAAAGCCGCCGCATGCGATCTTTCGGCCGCCTGCTGCGGGTTTGTCTATGCGCTCTCGGTGGCGGATGCCTATGTGAAAAACGGGATGCGTTATGTCTTGGTGATCGGATCAGAGGTGATGTCCGCCATTACCGATTGGACCGACCGGAACACCTGCGTGCTGTTCGGGGATGGGGCCGGCGCGGTCGTCGTCAGTGCAAGCGATGGAGAACAAGGAATCCTTTCGACTCACCTTCGCTCCGACGGTACGCTCTGTGAATTGATCATGGTGCCAGGAGGAGGCTCACGTACTCCACCATCCGAAAAAGTGATCGCCGAGCGTCTGCAGTACATCAAGATGAAAGGGAACGAGACATTCAAAGTGGCCGTACGCACCTTGGAAGAAATCGCTCGTACGACTCTTTCGGCCAATGGTCTCCGGGTGGAGGATCTTGACCTGTATGTGCCGCACCAAGCCAATGTACGAATTCTGAAGGCGGTGATAGAGCGGCTGGGCCTTCCGAGGGAAAAGGTGCTCCTGAACCTCGATCGTTACGGGAACACTTCTGCCGCGTCTATCCCGATTGCTCTGGATGAAGCGGTTCGCGAAGGACGCATCAAGGATGGCTCGTTGGTGATGCTCGGGGCGTTTGGGGCGGGATTGACCTGGGCATCTGCGGTCATTCGATGGTAG
- a CDS encoding LSU ribosomal protein L32p gives MPNPKHKHSRARRDKRRTQKLRMTPPGMAVCPQCHELKLPHYTCLNCGTYKGKAVIQVEEA, from the coding sequence ATGCCGAATCCCAAACATAAACATTCACGGGCGAGACGCGATAAGCGCCGTACCCAAAAGCTGCGCATGACCCCACCGGGAATGGCCGTGTGCCCACAGTGCCATGAGCTGAAGCTGCCGCATTATACCTGTTTGAACTGCGGCACCTATAAGGGCAAGGCGGTCATTCAAGTCGAAGAGGCGTAA
- a CDS encoding Ribonuclease III, whose amino-acid sequence MTPASSADSSPAISNYRFTNPSFLTEALTHKSYVNERRDAGRKHNERLEFLGDAVLSLIVSDYLAGRYPELSEGALSKLKAKLVSEAPLANAARRLDLGARLKLGRGEELSNGRGKASLLADAFEAIIAAVYLDGGLEASRHFTIEALTEELRQIDVLQEKPGRDDYKTRFQEWCQKRYELLPRYAIVRETGPDHQKLFEVEVRVHDRVFGIGRGYSKKEAEQEAAQRALEQSER is encoded by the coding sequence ATGACGCCGGCTTCTTCAGCCGATTCTTCTCCTGCCATATCGAACTATCGATTCACGAATCCCAGCTTCTTGACAGAAGCTTTGACGCATAAGTCGTACGTGAATGAGCGCCGAGACGCCGGTCGAAAACACAATGAGCGGCTCGAGTTCCTGGGGGACGCCGTGTTGTCGCTCATCGTGAGCGATTATCTTGCGGGGCGGTATCCTGAGCTGAGTGAAGGAGCTCTCTCAAAACTCAAAGCCAAACTTGTGAGCGAAGCGCCGTTAGCGAATGCCGCCAGGCGGTTGGATCTCGGTGCCCGGTTGAAACTTGGTCGAGGCGAAGAACTCTCGAATGGACGGGGCAAAGCCTCACTGTTGGCCGATGCGTTTGAGGCCATCATTGCGGCCGTCTATCTTGATGGGGGGTTGGAGGCGAGTCGACACTTCACCATTGAGGCGCTGACTGAAGAACTACGTCAGATCGATGTCCTGCAAGAAAAACCCGGAAGGGATGATTATAAGACGCGCTTCCAGGAATGGTGTCAAAAACGGTATGAACTGTTGCCTCGGTATGCGATCGTACGCGAAACCGGCCCGGATCACCAAAAGTTATTTGAAGTTGAAGTGCGAGTGCATGACAGGGTTTTCGGGATCGGCCGAGGATACAGCAAGAAAGAAGCGGAGCAGGAGGCGGCGCAACGAGCGCTGGAGCAGTCTGAGCGATAA
- a CDS encoding SSU ribosomal protein S18p, which yields MDRSDNERGGGRLFQRRRPCRFCLEKAPIDFKDAGLLRNFLTERGRIVPRRISGNCMRHQRELTVAVKRARHIAIISFAEER from the coding sequence ATGGACCGAAGCGACAACGAACGTGGCGGGGGACGGTTATTCCAGCGAAGACGTCCCTGCAGATTTTGCCTGGAAAAGGCACCGATCGACTTTAAAGACGCCGGGCTTCTTCGGAATTTCTTGACGGAGCGGGGAAGGATCGTCCCGCGCCGTATCTCCGGGAATTGCATGCGCCATCAGCGTGAACTGACGGTGGCCGTCAAGCGGGCTCGGCATATCGCCATCATCAGCTTTGCCGAGGAGCGATAA
- a CDS encoding Acyl carrier protein produces MATVEERVKKIIAEQLGVEEDEVTPEASFVEDLGADSLDTVELVMALEEEFSIEIPDEDAEKILTVGKALDYIKEKS; encoded by the coding sequence ATGGCAACTGTTGAAGAGCGAGTCAAGAAGATTATTGCTGAGCAACTCGGTGTGGAGGAGGATGAAGTGACGCCGGAGGCCTCCTTTGTCGAAGATCTGGGGGCTGATTCGCTCGATACCGTCGAGCTGGTCATGGCGTTGGAGGAAGAGTTTTCAATCGAAATTCCCGATGAGGATGCGGAGAAAATTCTGACCGTCGGCAAGGCGTTGGACTACATCAAGGAAAAGTCCTAG
- a CDS encoding Malonyl CoA-acyl carrier protein transacylase, whose product MTLGIGLVFPGQGSQSVGMGKALYDAHPSLKSVYDEASSVLGYDVAELCFTGPAERLNLTEFTQPALLVSSVAALKLFEPVRIRPVAVAGHSLGEYSALVAAGGVSFRDAVGLVQKRGRYMSEAVAPGAGLVAALLGLTAEVVKSVCRMASAVGVVAAANFNSPGQIVIAGEKAAVERAIELAKAQGCKKAIPLPVSVPVHTPLMQQAADRLAKDLATIRWSDLSAPLVNNAEAKAISRAHEIQASLVRQLPSSVLWEDTVQTMGKMGVTTFVEIGPGTVLTGLIRRILPDAKLLNVNDSKSLDATLKAVS is encoded by the coding sequence ATGACTCTAGGAATCGGGCTCGTTTTCCCTGGACAGGGTTCTCAGTCGGTCGGGATGGGAAAGGCGCTCTATGACGCTCACCCCTCATTGAAATCCGTCTATGATGAGGCGTCTTCGGTCTTGGGTTATGATGTCGCCGAATTGTGCTTCACCGGACCGGCTGAACGACTCAACCTGACCGAATTCACCCAGCCGGCCTTGCTCGTGAGCAGTGTGGCGGCGTTGAAACTGTTTGAGCCGGTCAGGATCAGGCCGGTTGCGGTGGCGGGCCATAGTTTGGGTGAGTATTCGGCGCTGGTTGCGGCAGGCGGCGTGTCGTTTCGTGATGCCGTCGGTCTGGTCCAGAAACGCGGACGCTACATGTCCGAAGCCGTGGCTCCGGGAGCCGGTCTCGTTGCAGCCCTGCTGGGCTTAACCGCCGAAGTGGTCAAGAGTGTTTGCCGTATGGCGTCGGCAGTCGGCGTCGTCGCGGCAGCGAACTTCAATTCGCCGGGCCAGATAGTTATTGCCGGTGAAAAGGCGGCCGTGGAGCGAGCGATTGAACTGGCCAAAGCACAAGGCTGTAAAAAGGCCATCCCACTGCCGGTCAGTGTGCCGGTTCATACTCCGTTGATGCAGCAAGCAGCCGATCGATTGGCCAAGGACTTGGCCACGATTCGATGGTCGGACCTCAGCGCCCCTTTGGTGAATAATGCGGAGGCGAAAGCGATCAGCCGGGCCCATGAGATCCAAGCATCGTTGGTCCGCCAGCTGCCCTCTTCTGTCCTGTGGGAGGATACCGTGCAGACCATGGGAAAGATGGGAGTGACCACGTTTGTGGAAATCGGCCCTGGTACCGTATTGACCGGATTAATCAGACGAATTCTTCCTGATGCGAAACTGTTGAACGTGAACGATTCGAAATCGTTGGACGCGACACTCAAGGCGGTCAGCTAA
- a CDS encoding Peptidyl-prolyl cis-trans isomerase — MLKQAGWRMLMGVFITVGLSISHAWSIDVAEATQPLKVEAPKGPRAIIKTKFGDIEIKFYPDVAPKHVENFIKLAKSGFYNGTIFHRVIPGFMIQGGDPNTKDTLKKEIYGQGGPGYAVKAEFSDIPHKRGIVSMARAADPDSAGSQFFIVVEDSRFLDRKYSVFGEVTKGIGVADKIVNLPRDERDNPRERVEMTVTIAE, encoded by the coding sequence ATGCTGAAGCAAGCAGGATGGCGAATGTTGATGGGCGTGTTCATCACGGTTGGTCTCTCGATCTCACATGCCTGGTCGATCGATGTCGCTGAGGCGACACAGCCTCTCAAGGTTGAAGCACCAAAAGGGCCGCGGGCGATCATCAAAACGAAATTCGGCGATATCGAAATCAAGTTCTATCCGGATGTCGCGCCGAAACATGTCGAGAATTTCATTAAGCTGGCGAAGTCCGGGTTTTACAATGGAACAATTTTCCACCGGGTCATTCCCGGTTTCATGATTCAAGGGGGAGATCCCAATACGAAGGATACGCTCAAGAAGGAAATCTACGGCCAAGGCGGTCCCGGGTATGCCGTCAAGGCGGAGTTCAGCGATATCCCGCACAAACGTGGCATCGTGTCAATGGCGAGGGCGGCTGATCCGGATTCGGCCGGTTCCCAGTTTTTCATCGTCGTCGAGGATTCACGATTTCTGGACCGCAAGTACTCTGTGTTCGGCGAAGTGACGAAGGGTATCGGTGTGGCCGACAAAATCGTCAACCTGCCTCGCGACGAGCGGGATAATCCGAGAGAGCGTGTGGAAATGACGGTCACGATTGCGGAGTAA
- a CDS encoding 3-oxoacyl-[acyl-carrier protein] reductase FadG, which yields MSLQGRTAIVTGAAQGIGRAIAECLAQAGADIAVADLDPGRSVETVDSVEKLGRRSLNIKVNVADANETKAMVEQVLKAWGKVDILVNNAGITRDGLLLRMKEEDWNLVLQINLNGTFNCTKAVLQPMTKQRYGRIVNIASIVGVIGNAGQANYSASKAAVIGFTKTVGREYASRNVTVNAVAPGFIDTAMTHGLPADVKETLLKQIPLGRLGMPADVAAAVRFLVSEDAAYITGHVLHVNGGMLMV from the coding sequence ATGTCATTACAAGGAAGAACAGCTATTGTCACCGGTGCGGCGCAAGGCATCGGTCGGGCCATTGCCGAATGCCTTGCCCAAGCAGGGGCCGACATTGCCGTGGCTGACCTCGACCCCGGCCGCTCCGTGGAAACGGTCGATTCCGTCGAGAAGCTAGGACGGAGGTCTCTGAACATCAAAGTCAACGTCGCCGATGCCAATGAAACCAAGGCGATGGTCGAGCAAGTCCTGAAGGCTTGGGGGAAAGTGGATATCCTCGTCAACAATGCCGGCATCACTCGTGACGGCTTGTTGTTGCGGATGAAGGAAGAAGATTGGAATCTGGTGCTTCAGATCAACCTGAACGGTACGTTTAACTGCACGAAAGCGGTCTTGCAGCCGATGACCAAGCAACGGTATGGTCGCATCGTCAACATCGCTTCGATCGTGGGGGTGATCGGGAACGCGGGGCAGGCCAATTACTCGGCCTCGAAGGCAGCCGTCATCGGCTTTACAAAAACCGTTGGACGCGAATATGCCAGCCGTAATGTGACGGTGAATGCGGTGGCGCCCGGTTTCATCGACACGGCCATGACCCATGGGTTACCGGCTGATGTGAAAGAAACGTTGCTGAAACAAATCCCATTGGGGCGGTTGGGTATGCCGGCGGATGTCGCGGCGGCCGTTCGGTTTCTGGTGTCCGAGGATGCGGCCTACATCACCGGTCATGTCTTGCACGTGAACGGGGGGATGTTGATGGTATAA